One candidate division WOR-3 bacterium DNA window includes the following coding sequences:
- a CDS encoding T9SS type A sorting domain-containing protein, translated as MARRLFFLIGLSAVFYFSLGAPVSSRSFPFSPSQIDSVRSESAPNFYLINNRYVTRIYAQPVDQHQGIERLPIMAESTRRAYPQNDNFWTGNVRTRNNNYEKYTGDLIATSQPQSASQWWYQGWFKFDLSSIPDDAIIDTVSLNYYCYEATNGPSTFVRLLPGDPVPQTPQTLWNWITSGTAITYAQTHGTGWITRILNATGRAAVESCLSQNWIALGLHEWTNRTGAVLKVYGVGSGQYTPYLEIGYNLPARTDISTEEVLEPVGNIPLGTIIVPTGRWRNRQPHPDDYYAWFIFINPAGQRYALPGKFVQGHPGLTDTVLFFTPFALNDTGRWTVKCSTYAEGDIDPNNDVILRFFRVIPGGSSNNFDVAVTEIFAPMGVYDTNTTIVPRARWKNNSANPATFYAYVGLTNPSGIRTYTNSCIVSNLSAGADTTIDFVSYNVGMDTGRWAVCCSTVAIGDTYPDNDWRLGQFAVYQGGGRNQAGWYEVTPMPLTPSGKSVKDGGWLTFDQGSGLIFAAKGNKAGDFYCYDPEADTWHELNLWPGGSEGKGPAKGAVGVADGYGHVFAIKGNNTNGFWCYYLEGDSWRQLPDVPLGPSNKKVKGGSDVVYVEQGGTPFVYLLKGYKNEFYRFNLSTDSWEILPEAPQVIHPKWDKGSWLVYDGNQYIYAHKAKYHEFWRFDLYTLTWDTTRLQGMPFLSRTGKNKKAKEGSSAVYRDGAIYALKGGNTCEFYCYYITGDSWSELVPMPEVGSTGRKKRVKGGGDITVYSPTKIFALKGNKTRELWSYYTPTLNSPAPSQGVTVFSATPGFNFSLFPNPCRGNEINIFYSTPHSGLTTIALYDITGALRLKKRFNFTKINRQTLNLASIPNGIYWVRLQQAQRVLVQKLVVNRQ; from the coding sequence ATGGCACGTCGATTGTTTTTTTTAATTGGCTTGTCCGCTGTGTTTTATTTTTCTCTTGGCGCGCCGGTTTCGAGCCGGTCATTCCCCTTTAGCCCAAGCCAAATCGATTCCGTTCGTTCGGAATCCGCCCCAAATTTTTACTTAATCAACAACCGCTATGTCACCAGAATTTATGCCCAACCTGTTGACCAACATCAGGGGATTGAAAGACTGCCGATTATGGCGGAATCAACCCGGCGTGCCTATCCTCAAAATGATAATTTCTGGACCGGAAATGTAAGGACAAGAAACAACAATTATGAAAAATATACGGGTGATCTTATCGCTACCAGTCAACCGCAAAGCGCTTCTCAGTGGTGGTACCAAGGTTGGTTTAAGTTTGACTTATCTTCGATACCGGACGACGCAATAATCGATACCGTGAGTCTTAACTACTACTGTTACGAAGCAACCAATGGTCCGAGTACATTTGTCCGTTTGCTTCCTGGTGACCCGGTGCCGCAGACTCCCCAGACGCTCTGGAACTGGATAACGAGCGGCACCGCAATTACCTATGCCCAGACGCATGGCACCGGTTGGATAACGCGCATCCTGAACGCGACGGGACGAGCGGCGGTAGAGTCGTGTTTAAGTCAGAACTGGATTGCCTTAGGATTACATGAATGGACGAACCGCACGGGCGCAGTTTTAAAAGTTTATGGTGTTGGTAGCGGACAGTATACACCTTACCTTGAAATCGGTTACAACCTGCCAGCGCGCACCGACATTTCGACTGAAGAGGTTTTAGAACCGGTGGGTAATATCCCTTTGGGAACGATCATCGTACCAACCGGAAGGTGGCGCAATCGTCAGCCTCACCCTGATGACTACTACGCCTGGTTTATCTTTATTAACCCGGCAGGACAACGGTACGCATTGCCTGGAAAGTTTGTCCAGGGGCACCCTGGTTTGACCGATACAGTTCTGTTCTTTACCCCGTTTGCTTTAAATGACACCGGGCGCTGGACGGTAAAATGTTCCACATATGCCGAAGGTGACATTGACCCGAATAACGATGTTATTCTGCGGTTTTTCCGGGTAATCCCGGGCGGTTCGAGTAATAACTTTGATGTGGCGGTGACCGAAATATTTGCACCGATGGGTGTGTATGACACCAACACAACGATTGTCCCGCGCGCCCGCTGGAAGAATAATTCGGCAAATCCGGCGACATTCTATGCTTATGTTGGCTTGACCAATCCGTCCGGTATAAGAACCTACACCAATTCGTGTATTGTTTCCAATCTGTCGGCAGGGGCTGATACCACAATTGATTTTGTTTCATACAATGTCGGCATGGATACCGGACGATGGGCAGTATGTTGTTCAACCGTGGCAATCGGTGATACCTATCCGGATAACGACTGGCGGCTGGGCCAATTTGCTGTTTATCAAGGTGGGGGTAGAAACCAGGCCGGCTGGTATGAAGTAACCCCGATGCCATTGACACCTTCGGGAAAATCGGTAAAGGATGGCGGCTGGTTGACCTTTGACCAAGGGAGCGGTTTAATTTTCGCTGCCAAGGGTAATAAGGCCGGTGATTTCTACTGTTATGACCCCGAGGCTGATACCTGGCACGAACTGAACCTGTGGCCCGGAGGGAGTGAAGGCAAAGGCCCGGCAAAGGGAGCGGTTGGTGTCGCGGATGGGTATGGTCATGTTTTTGCAATAAAAGGGAATAACACAAATGGATTCTGGTGTTATTATCTTGAAGGTGATTCCTGGCGGCAACTCCCCGATGTTCCCTTGGGACCATCAAACAAAAAGGTCAAAGGGGGCAGTGATGTTGTGTATGTTGAGCAGGGCGGAACTCCTTTTGTTTATTTGTTGAAGGGCTACAAAAATGAGTTTTACCGTTTTAATTTGAGCACCGACTCCTGGGAAATTTTGCCCGAAGCGCCCCAGGTGATTCATCCCAAATGGGACAAGGGTTCCTGGTTGGTGTACGATGGCAATCAGTACATCTACGCCCACAAGGCAAAATACCACGAATTCTGGCGGTTTGACCTTTACACCCTTACCTGGGACACCACGCGACTTCAAGGGATGCCTTTTTTGAGCCGGACCGGAAAGAACAAAAAGGCAAAGGAAGGTAGTAGCGCTGTCTATCGAGATGGCGCCATCTACGCCTTAAAAGGTGGGAACACCTGTGAGTTCTACTGCTATTACATCACCGGTGACTCCTGGAGTGAATTGGTGCCAATGCCTGAGGTTGGTTCAACTGGAAGAAAGAAAAGAGTGAAAGGTGGTGGTGACATCACCGTTTATTCTCCAACTAAGATTTTTGCCCTGAAGGGTAACAAAACCCGAGAACTGTGGAGCTATTACACCCCAACATTAAACTCACCGGCACCGTCCCAGGGTGTAACCGTTTTTTCTGCAACACCGGGATTTAATTTCAGCCTCTTTCCTAACCCGTGTCGCGGTAACGAAATCAACATCTTTTATTCAACTCCCCACAGTGGTTTAACGACGATTGCGCTTTATGACATAACCGGTGCACTCCGCCTGAAAAAACGGTTTAACTTCACAAAGATTAACAGGCAGACCCTGAACCTGGCGTCGATACCTAACGGCATCTACTGGGTAAGACTACAACAAGCCCAACGGGTGCTGGTGCAGAAGTTGGTTGTTAATCGGCAGTAA
- a CDS encoding WG repeat-containing protein, with product MKKTFLLIILTSILISCGQRRREGTKTNSEPVALYSITVNSRYGYIDRTGRVVIEPQFIAGGEFSEGLAAVTIETSGKCGYIDKTGRFVIKPQFDLAGEFSKGLARVKVGEKYGFIDKTGRFVIEPQFDFVMDFSDDLALVKVNDKHGYINKNGKFVIAPRFSDARNFVDGLALVAIGEKYGFIDINGRCVIEPQFDLADNFSEGRARIRIGDKWGYIDRNGRIVIKPQFAWAGNFCEGVALVQVGKKYGFIDSSGNFVIKPQFWRADYFSEGLASAAIGNLYGYIDKTGRFVIEPQFDLAGGFSESLALVGIGVKYGYIDKTGKFVWGPKDPFGEE from the coding sequence TTGAAAAAAACTTTTCTTCTCATAATCCTCACATCAATTTTAATTTCCTGCGGTCAAAGGCGAAGAGAAGGAACCAAAACCAACTCCGAGCCCGTTGCACTGTATTCGATAACGGTTAACAGCCGATACGGTTATATTGACAGAACCGGTCGGGTCGTTATTGAACCGCAGTTTATTGCCGGCGGGGAGTTCTCGGAAGGACTGGCAGCGGTAACAATTGAAACCAGCGGCAAATGCGGCTATATTGACAAAACCGGCAGGTTTGTCATTAAACCGCAGTTCGATTTGGCGGGTGAATTTTCCAAAGGTTTGGCACGGGTAAAAGTGGGCGAAAAATACGGCTTCATCGACAAAACCGGCAGGTTTGTCATCGAGCCGCAGTTCGATTTCGTTATGGACTTTTCGGACGATTTGGCGCTGGTAAAGGTAAATGATAAACACGGTTACATCAACAAAAATGGCAAGTTTGTAATTGCGCCCCGATTCAGCGATGCGCGCAATTTCGTTGACGGTCTGGCGCTTGTGGCAATCGGCGAAAAATACGGCTTCATCGACATAAATGGCCGGTGTGTCATCGAACCGCAGTTCGATTTGGCGGACAATTTTTCTGAGGGCCGCGCCCGAATCAGGATTGGCGACAAGTGGGGTTACATTGACAGAAACGGCCGGATTGTGATTAAACCCCAGTTCGCTTGGGCAGGAAACTTCTGTGAAGGTGTGGCACTGGTCCAGGTGGGCAAGAAGTACGGCTTTATCGATTCCAGCGGTAACTTTGTAATTAAGCCGCAGTTCTGGCGGGCTGACTATTTCTCCGAGGGACTGGCATCGGCGGCAATCGGGAACCTCTACGGCTACATTGACAAGACCGGCAGGTTTGTCATCGAGCCGCAGTTCGATTTAGCCGGTGGTTTCTCCGAAAGCCTGGCATTAGTGGGAATCGGTGTCAAGTATGGCTATATCGATAAAACCGGAAAGTTTGTGTGGGGACCTAAAGACCCCTTTGGTGAAGAATAA